DNA from Sulfurimonas gotlandica GD1:
GATACTTTAGAGGAAATGTAGATAAAGCTTTTGTTATTATGGTTGATCTGTTTTTAACATTCCCAACTTTCTTCTTACTTTTAGCACTTGTTAGTTATGTAAATGCATCTGCATGGGTTTTAATAGTCATAATATCAATTACTGGCTGGATGACAACAGCAAGGCTGATTCGTTCAGAGAGTTTTAGAGTCACATCTGAGCCGTTTGTAAAGATTTTGAATATTGCTAAGGTAAGTAAGATAAAAATTCTTTTTAAATATTACGCTCCAATATTAGCACCGATTTACTTTGTAAGTTTTACTTTTGGTGTTGGTGGAGCTATACTTGCAGAATCAGGGTTGAGCTTTTTGGGACTAGGAATTGTGGCTCCACAAATGAGCTGGGGAACAATTTTAAGTGGGGGAAAAGAGGTTATAGAAATTGCGTGGTGGGTTAGTTTCTTCCCTGGGCTTATGATTTTTCTAGTTACATTTTCTCTTATAAATATTTCAAACTATTTACAGCAATTAACAAACCAAAAACAGATTCAAAACTAAAGGCTATCAGATGCAAGATAGAAATATAGGATATTTTTTCATAGTATTTGCAAGTGTAATAATTGTTCTTGCAGGTATTAAGAGTGCGACAGCGATAGTTATACCTTTTTTACTTGCTCTCTTTATTGCAATAATTCTTTCACCATCATATAATTACTTTAATAAAAAAGGCTTACCAAATGGTTTATCATTAGTGTTAGTTATAACTATATTTGTAATATTTTTAGCATCTGTAGCAAAACTAATAGGGACATCTGCTCAAGAATTTAGTTCCAATATAGGTTCCTATGAACAGCAACTCTCCGGAAGTTTTCATAAAATTACTGAGATGGCTGTGAGTTTAGGAATAGAATTACCTGAAGA
Protein-coding regions in this window:
- a CDS encoding ABC transporter permease — its product is MPKFSITVLVSVFLFSFVGSFFYSIDAYSLDSNSILLPPSLDHLLGTDRLGRDILARLIEGGKISLIIGVGSAFIASVIGLILGSMAGYFRGNVDKAFVIMVDLFLTFPTFFLLLALVSYVNASAWVLIVIISITGWMTTARLIRSESFRVTSEPFVKILNIAKVSKIKILFKYYAPILAPIYFVSFTFGVGGAILAESGLSFLGLGIVAPQMSWGTILSGGKEVIEIAWWVSFFPGLMIFLVTFSLINISNYLQQLTNQKQIQN